A genomic segment from Neobacillus sp. YX16 encodes:
- a CDS encoding Dps family protein yields MTLEQVMNQQLANWNVLYTKLHRFHWYVKGPHFFTLHAKFEELYEEAAGAIDEVAERLLIVGGMPISTLKEYIQYATIEETSENLTAEEMVQTIVNDYSQIISELNSGKAAAEQVNDEVTSDMFTEFIEKLSKHNWMLTSFLQA; encoded by the coding sequence ATGACACTAGAACAAGTGATGAATCAACAACTCGCAAACTGGAATGTACTATACACAAAACTACATCGATTCCACTGGTATGTAAAAGGACCACACTTCTTTACCTTACATGCAAAATTTGAAGAATTGTACGAAGAAGCTGCAGGAGCAATCGATGAAGTAGCTGAGCGATTATTAATTGTGGGTGGGATGCCCATTTCAACACTAAAGGAATACATCCAATATGCCACTATTGAAGAAACCTCTGAGAATTTAACAGCAGAAGAAATGGTGCAAACCATTGTAAATGATTACTCCCAGATTATTTCGGAATTAAATAGCGGTAAAGCAGCAGCAGAACAGGTGAATGACGAGGTAACGAGTGATATGTTTACTGAGTTTATTGAAAAACTAAGCAAGCATAATTGGATGTTAACATCCTTCCTACAAGCTTAG
- a CDS encoding pseudouridine synthase — MRIDKMLANLGYGSRKEVKQLLKSGAVKIDDVIVKDAKQHVDTNKQTVTLNGEVIEYREFIYLMMNKPQGVLSATEDSAGETVIDLLELEDQVYEPFPVGRLDKDTEGLLLITNDGQLAHRLLSPKKHVPKTYFAVIDQEVTHEDVKAFAEGVTLDDGYGAKPGELKILKSGIRSDIELTITEGKFHQVKRMFEAVGKKVIYLKRISMGPLPLDETLELGEYRELTDEEVELLKLYQVV; from the coding sequence TTGAGAATTGATAAAATGCTAGCTAATCTTGGCTATGGCAGCCGAAAAGAAGTGAAGCAGCTTCTAAAAAGCGGTGCAGTCAAAATTGATGATGTAATCGTGAAGGATGCAAAACAGCACGTAGATACAAACAAACAAACTGTTACGTTAAATGGGGAAGTCATTGAATATAGAGAGTTTATCTACTTAATGATGAACAAACCTCAAGGAGTATTGTCAGCTACTGAGGACAGTGCTGGGGAAACAGTAATTGACTTACTGGAACTCGAAGACCAGGTTTATGAGCCATTCCCAGTCGGAAGGTTGGACAAGGATACAGAAGGTTTGTTGCTAATTACAAATGATGGCCAATTAGCCCATCGGTTGTTGTCACCTAAGAAACATGTTCCAAAGACCTATTTTGCGGTGATAGACCAGGAAGTAACACATGAAGACGTAAAGGCATTTGCAGAGGGAGTTACCCTTGATGATGGGTACGGAGCAAAACCAGGAGAGTTAAAAATTTTAAAGTCTGGCATTCGTTCCGACATTGAGCTGACGATAACAGAGGGAAAGTTCCATCAAGTGAAAAGAATGTTCGAAGCTGTTGGAAAAAAGGTCATTTACTTGAAACGGATTTCCATGGGGCCATTGCCATTAGACGAAACGCTCGAGCTTGGAGAATACCGGGAACTAACCGATGAAGAAGTAGAATTATTAAAGTTATACCAAGTAGTATAA
- a CDS encoding polysaccharide biosynthesis protein, which produces MSSKLIRGTFILTLGTIISKVLGLLYVIPFYQIVGSEGTALYQYSYIPYTIFISIATAGVPLAVSKFISKYNALEEYAVGRKLFKSGLVMMLLTGIVSFLILYLSAPLIADMIITKKEDVGSRAKDIITVIRAVSFALIVIPFMSLIRGFFQGHQSMGPSAVSQVVEQIVRIAFTLAGAYIVINFLNGSIVTAVSVATFAAFVGAIGSLVVLFWYWYKRKPHLDQLLQHDKGEVQVSLREIYKEILVYAAPFVFVGIANPLFQAIDQVTFSRAMQDIGHSYKAAEAAFSILNFESHKIVIIPVSLATGFSLALVPSITKAFVDNDRKGLKQQLNQTFQVLLFLTLPAAIGLSLLAEPIYTVFYEHKEIGYEVLKAYAPVGILFSLFLVTSSILQGINEQRWTVLSLLVGLLIKLSLNISLITMFETKGAVYATALGYIGAILIQLVVIKNYAKYPFLFVWRRSLLIVIFAGIMWAGTEMVYQLLLLFLSPASKFQSFLIIFVCAAIGAVIYFYLGLKSGLVNRLFGDRVDRLKRKLRLTN; this is translated from the coding sequence ATGTCGTCTAAGCTTATAAGAGGAACATTTATTTTAACATTGGGTACGATTATATCCAAGGTTCTTGGCTTACTATATGTTATACCCTTTTATCAAATTGTAGGTTCAGAAGGAACAGCATTGTATCAATATTCATACATACCCTACACAATTTTTATAAGTATTGCCACGGCCGGAGTGCCGCTTGCCGTTTCAAAATTCATTTCAAAATATAATGCACTCGAAGAATATGCGGTTGGCCGTAAATTGTTTAAATCTGGACTAGTCATGATGCTATTGACTGGTATTGTTTCTTTTTTAATACTGTATTTGTCAGCACCGCTTATAGCTGACATGATTATCACCAAAAAAGAGGATGTCGGCTCAAGGGCAAAGGATATTATTACGGTTATCCGCGCTGTAAGTTTTGCCTTGATTGTTATTCCGTTCATGAGTTTAATTAGAGGATTCTTTCAAGGACATCAATCGATGGGACCGTCCGCTGTTTCACAAGTAGTGGAGCAGATTGTTCGGATTGCCTTCACGCTTGCAGGAGCCTATATCGTCATAAACTTTTTAAATGGAAGTATTGTAACGGCTGTAAGTGTGGCAACCTTTGCCGCGTTTGTTGGGGCAATTGGGAGTCTGGTGGTATTATTTTGGTATTGGTATAAACGGAAACCACACTTAGACCAGCTGCTCCAACATGATAAAGGGGAAGTACAGGTTTCGTTAAGAGAAATTTATAAGGAAATCCTTGTCTATGCAGCTCCTTTTGTATTTGTTGGGATTGCTAATCCATTATTTCAAGCGATTGACCAAGTTACCTTTTCACGGGCAATGCAGGATATTGGTCATAGTTATAAAGCAGCCGAAGCAGCATTCTCCATCCTAAATTTCGAATCACATAAAATCGTTATTATCCCTGTTTCCCTTGCGACAGGGTTCTCGCTGGCTCTTGTTCCAAGTATCACAAAGGCTTTTGTGGATAATGATCGGAAAGGGCTTAAACAGCAATTAAATCAGACGTTTCAAGTGTTATTGTTCTTAACACTGCCTGCGGCAATCGGGCTTTCTCTATTAGCAGAGCCAATCTACACTGTTTTTTATGAGCACAAGGAGATTGGATATGAAGTACTAAAAGCCTATGCACCAGTTGGAATTCTTTTTTCATTATTTTTAGTAACGAGTTCCATTCTGCAGGGAATTAATGAACAACGATGGACAGTATTAAGTTTGTTAGTAGGATTACTGATTAAATTGTCGCTGAATATTTCCCTAATTACTATGTTTGAAACAAAAGGTGCGGTGTACGCAACGGCGCTTGGATACATCGGAGCCATATTGATTCAATTAGTGGTTATAAAGAATTATGCAAAATACCCATTCTTATTTGTTTGGAGAAGGAGCTTGTTAATCGTTATTTTTGCTGGAATCATGTGGGCAGGGACGGAAATGGTTTATCAGCTGCTCTTGTTATTTCTATCTCCAGCATCTAAGTTTCAGTCATTTTTAATTATTTTCGTTTGCGCAGCGATTGGAGCGGTAATCTATTTTTACTTAGGATTAAAATCCGGACTTGTAAACAGACTATTTGGTGACAGGGTTGACCGTCTAAAGCGGAAATTAAGATTAACGAATTAA
- a CDS encoding NAD(P)/FAD-dependent oxidoreductase, with product MIYDVVVIGGGPSGLMAAIAAGEKGLKVLLIDKGDKLGRKLAISGGGRCNVTNRLPIEEIIKHLPGNGKFLYSAFSIFSNEDIIKFFEKLGIELKEEDHGRMFPVSNKAQSVVDALLDQLEKLKVKVYTNSPVADLTYKEGHVSSVILKNGTEIETKSIVIAVGGKSVPHTGSTGDGYAWAKKAGHTITELFPTEVPVTSNEPFIKNKSLQGLSLRDIELSVLNPKGKAIISHRMDMIFTHFGLSGPAVLRCSQFVVKAMKKWKLNEVSMGLDVIPDKKEEDFFQEIVKLVKSEPKKSIKNTLKGLVPERYLLFLLEQNDIDPSEQGATISNEKIRTFVKSCKQFLIKVNGTLALEKAFVTGGGVSVKEIEPQTMASKLMEGLYFCGEILDVHGYTGGYNITSALVTGRLAGTNAALTAKKQYQA from the coding sequence ATGATATACGATGTTGTTGTTATTGGAGGCGGACCTTCAGGTTTAATGGCCGCGATTGCTGCTGGTGAAAAGGGATTAAAGGTCCTGCTAATTGATAAAGGAGACAAGCTTGGCAGGAAGCTCGCCATTTCTGGCGGCGGCCGCTGTAATGTTACCAATCGACTCCCTATTGAGGAAATTATCAAGCACTTACCTGGTAACGGGAAATTTTTATACAGTGCCTTTTCTATTTTTAGTAATGAAGATATTATTAAGTTCTTTGAAAAGTTAGGAATTGAGTTAAAGGAGGAAGACCACGGCCGGATGTTCCCTGTATCTAATAAAGCACAATCTGTCGTGGATGCCCTATTAGATCAATTAGAGAAGCTAAAGGTCAAAGTATACACAAATAGCCCAGTAGCAGACCTTACTTATAAAGAAGGACATGTATCTTCCGTGATATTAAAAAACGGCACTGAAATTGAAACAAAATCTATTGTCATTGCAGTCGGGGGTAAATCTGTTCCCCATACAGGCTCAACTGGAGATGGCTATGCATGGGCCAAGAAAGCCGGGCATACCATTACAGAACTGTTTCCGACTGAGGTGCCTGTCACCTCAAATGAACCTTTTATCAAAAACAAATCACTTCAAGGTCTATCATTAAGAGATATTGAGCTAAGTGTTTTGAATCCAAAAGGAAAAGCCATAATTTCACATAGGATGGATATGATTTTTACCCATTTTGGGCTCAGTGGTCCCGCTGTCCTTCGCTGTAGTCAATTTGTTGTTAAAGCCATGAAAAAGTGGAAACTAAATGAGGTTTCGATGGGCTTAGATGTAATACCCGATAAAAAGGAAGAAGATTTTTTTCAAGAAATTGTGAAACTGGTTAAAAGCGAGCCAAAAAAAAGCATTAAAAATACCTTAAAAGGACTTGTTCCTGAACGTTATCTTTTGTTTCTATTAGAACAGAATGATATTGATCCTTCCGAACAGGGTGCAACGATTTCCAATGAAAAAATTCGTACCTTTGTGAAAAGCTGCAAGCAATTCTTAATTAAAGTAAATGGTACTTTAGCGCTGGAGAAAGCATTTGTAACTGGCGGCGGTGTTTCAGTTAAAGAAATTGAACCGCAGACAATGGCATCAAAATTGATGGAGGGCCTCTACTTTTGTGGCGAAATTCTTGATGTTCATGGGTATACCGGTGGATATAATATTACTTCAGCGTTAGTTACGGGGAGACTGGCAGGAACTAATGCTGCACTTACCGCTAAAAAACAATATCAGGCCTAA
- a CDS encoding sporulation protein Cse60, producing MIQVKLFDREHEKDLEKEMNRFLKGIDEKQLMDIKYNVAAITEDEEEEQIYCFSAMIIYRA from the coding sequence ATGATTCAGGTAAAGTTATTTGACCGTGAGCATGAAAAGGATCTAGAAAAGGAAATGAACCGCTTTTTAAAAGGAATTGATGAAAAGCAGTTAATGGATATTAAGTATAATGTAGCTGCCATAACAGAGGATGAGGAAGAAGAGCAAATCTATTGTTTTTCTGCGATGATAATCTATCGGGCCTAA
- a CDS encoding rhodanese-like domain-containing protein, producing the protein MEEIQIITPEELQKKLEQGEKLELVDVREYEEVEQGMIPGAKHIRMGEIPANLDYFDKEKEYIFICRSSRRSENVCYYLQDQGYKVRNMIGGMLEWTGETK; encoded by the coding sequence ATGGAAGAGATTCAAATTATTACACCGGAAGAATTACAGAAAAAGCTCGAGCAGGGGGAAAAACTTGAGCTTGTTGATGTCAGGGAATACGAAGAGGTGGAGCAAGGAATGATACCTGGTGCAAAGCATATCCGCATGGGTGAAATTCCTGCTAACCTTGATTATTTTGATAAGGAAAAAGAATATATCTTTATTTGCCGTTCTAGCCGAAGAAGTGAAAATGTATGCTATTATCTTCAGGACCAAGGATACAAGGTTCGCAATATGATTGGCGGCATGCTTGAATGGACGGGGGAAACAAAATAA
- the leuS gene encoding leucine--tRNA ligase, whose amino-acid sequence MSFNHQHIEKKWQKKWEEEKTFKTSEEFDKPKFYALDMFPYPSGAGLHVGHPEGYTATDILARLKRMQGYNVLHPMGWDAFGLPAEQYALDTGNDPAEFTEKNINTFRRQIKSLGFSYDWDREVNTTDQEYYKWTQWIFLKLWEKGLAYIDEVAVNWCPALGTVLANEEVIDGKSERGGHPVERRPMKQWMLKITAYGDRLLEDLEELDWPESLKEMQRNWIGRSEGAEVTFAIDGHDETFTVFTTRPDTLFGATYAVLAPEHSFVNKITTLEQREAVEAYLNKVKTKSDLERTDLAKEKTGVFTGAYAINPVNGEKMPIWIADYVLVSYGTGAIMAVPAHDERDYEFAKQFNLPIKAVVAGGDVEVEPYTGDGEHINSDFLNGLNKEEGITKMISWLEEKGIGTKKVTFRLRDWLFSRQRYWGEPIPIIHWEDGTMTAVPEDQLPLTLPKTTNIKPSGTGESPLAVIEDWVNVVDPATGKKGRRETNTMPQWAGSCWYYLRYIDPKNDQALASKEKLDHWLPVDVYIGGAEHAVLHLLYARFWHKVLYDIGVVATKEPFQKLFNQGMILGENNEKMSKSKGNVVNPDDIVESHGADTLRLYEMFMGPLDASIAWSTNGLDGSRRFLDRIWRLMVEENGELNPKIQENEEASNLEKVYHQTVKKVTEDYEGLRFNTAISQMMVFINEAYKSTVLPKHYMEGFVKMLAPVAPHVAEELWEKLGFSGTISYETWPAYDEAKLVDDEVEIVIQVNGKVKTKLKVPTDASKEALEGIAMDDDRVKEQIEGKTIRKVITVPGKLVNIVAN is encoded by the coding sequence ATGAGTTTCAATCATCAGCATATCGAGAAAAAGTGGCAGAAGAAATGGGAAGAAGAAAAAACATTTAAAACGAGTGAAGAATTTGATAAACCAAAATTCTACGCATTAGATATGTTTCCGTATCCATCGGGAGCAGGACTACATGTTGGTCACCCTGAAGGCTATACCGCTACAGATATTCTTGCACGTTTAAAGAGAATGCAGGGATACAATGTGTTACATCCAATGGGCTGGGATGCATTCGGTTTACCTGCTGAGCAATATGCTTTGGATACTGGAAATGATCCTGCAGAGTTCACAGAGAAGAATATTAACACGTTCCGCAGACAGATTAAATCATTAGGTTTTTCATATGACTGGGATCGAGAAGTAAATACAACCGATCAAGAGTACTATAAATGGACGCAATGGATTTTCCTAAAGCTATGGGAAAAGGGTCTTGCTTATATTGATGAAGTAGCTGTTAACTGGTGCCCGGCACTTGGCACAGTATTGGCAAACGAAGAAGTAATTGATGGTAAGAGTGAACGCGGAGGGCATCCGGTTGAACGCCGTCCAATGAAGCAGTGGATGTTAAAAATTACTGCCTATGGTGACCGTTTACTTGAGGACTTAGAAGAACTTGACTGGCCAGAGAGCCTTAAAGAAATGCAACGCAACTGGATCGGCCGTTCGGAAGGTGCTGAAGTAACCTTTGCTATTGATGGACATGATGAAACTTTCACTGTGTTTACGACTCGTCCTGATACGCTGTTTGGTGCTACGTATGCAGTGCTTGCTCCTGAACATTCATTTGTTAATAAGATTACAACGTTAGAGCAACGAGAAGCAGTTGAGGCTTATTTAAATAAAGTTAAAACAAAGAGTGACCTTGAACGTACCGATCTTGCAAAAGAAAAAACTGGTGTCTTTACTGGAGCATATGCAATTAACCCAGTAAATGGTGAGAAAATGCCAATCTGGATTGCGGATTATGTATTAGTAAGCTATGGTACTGGAGCAATCATGGCCGTACCTGCGCATGATGAGCGCGACTATGAATTTGCGAAGCAATTTAATCTTCCAATTAAAGCAGTGGTTGCAGGCGGTGATGTTGAAGTTGAGCCTTACACAGGTGATGGTGAACATATCAATTCTGACTTCTTAAATGGCTTAAATAAAGAAGAAGGTATTACTAAGATGATTTCTTGGTTGGAAGAAAAGGGAATTGGTACGAAAAAAGTAACCTTCCGTTTACGTGATTGGCTGTTCAGCCGCCAGCGTTATTGGGGTGAGCCGATTCCAATTATCCATTGGGAAGATGGCACGATGACAGCAGTACCAGAAGATCAGCTTCCATTAACCTTACCGAAAACGACCAACATCAAACCTTCTGGAACGGGAGAATCACCTCTTGCTGTAATTGAGGATTGGGTGAATGTTGTTGATCCAGCAACAGGCAAGAAGGGTCGTCGTGAAACAAATACTATGCCGCAATGGGCAGGCAGCTGCTGGTATTATTTACGCTATATTGATCCGAAAAATGATCAAGCACTCGCTTCAAAAGAAAAATTAGATCACTGGCTTCCAGTTGACGTATATATTGGCGGAGCGGAGCATGCTGTTCTTCACTTACTTTACGCTCGTTTCTGGCATAAAGTTCTTTATGATATCGGAGTTGTAGCAACTAAAGAACCATTCCAAAAACTTTTCAACCAAGGAATGATTTTAGGTGAAAACAATGAAAAAATGAGTAAGTCAAAAGGAAATGTTGTAAATCCTGATGATATCGTTGAAAGTCATGGTGCCGATACACTGCGCTTGTATGAAATGTTCATGGGACCACTTGATGCTTCCATTGCCTGGTCTACAAATGGTCTTGATGGATCTCGTCGTTTCTTAGATCGTATCTGGCGCTTGATGGTGGAGGAAAATGGAGAGTTAAATCCAAAAATTCAAGAGAACGAAGAAGCCTCGAATTTAGAAAAGGTATATCACCAAACCGTGAAAAAGGTCACAGAGGATTACGAGGGCTTGAGATTTAATACCGCGATTTCACAAATGATGGTGTTTATTAATGAAGCTTATAAATCAACTGTTCTTCCAAAGCATTATATGGAAGGGTTTGTTAAAATGCTTGCCCCAGTTGCCCCGCATGTTGCGGAAGAACTTTGGGAGAAACTTGGTTTCAGCGGTACTATTTCATACGAAACTTGGCCAGCATATGATGAAGCTAAATTAGTTGATGATGAAGTTGAAATTGTTATCCAAGTGAACGGAAAAGTAAAGACGAAGCTTAAAGTACCAACAGACGCTAGTAAAGAAGCATTAGAAGGTATTGCAATGGATGATGATCGAGTAAAGGAACAGATCGAAGGGAAAACCATTCGCAAAGTCATTACCGTTCCTGGTAAACTTGTTAATATTGTAGCCAATTAA
- a CDS encoding MFS transporter, with the protein MPRALWLLIIGMAVNVTGSSFLWPLNTIYIHDHLGKSLSIAGVVLMLNSAASVIGNLYGGSLFDKIGGYKSIILGISITLSALIGLTFWHGWPAYIIFQIIIGFGTGIIFPSMYAMAGSVWKEGGRKAFNAIYVAQNLGVAIGASLGGIVADYSFEYIFLANTIMYGIFMLIAVFGYKGISSKPAIQVNEISEPLSQTGRKNLYAILILCIGYLLCWVAYVQWQTTIATYTQDINISLTQYSLLWSINGAIIVLGQPLLNGVLKHMAATLKVQILIGIGIFTVSFLIAGNANAFSGFLVAMIILTIGEMFIWPAVPTIAFDLAPKGREGFYQGIVNSTATGGRMIGPLLGGILVDVYSMSVLFYVLIGLFIIAIVTTLAYDRILQTEKKLNVKLS; encoded by the coding sequence ATGCCACGTGCCTTATGGCTACTGATTATTGGGATGGCAGTGAATGTTACTGGCTCTTCTTTTTTATGGCCTTTAAATACTATCTATATTCACGATCATTTAGGAAAGTCTTTATCGATTGCTGGTGTTGTTTTAATGCTAAACTCGGCAGCAAGCGTTATTGGAAATCTGTATGGCGGCAGCCTATTTGATAAGATAGGCGGCTATAAATCAATTATTTTAGGAATTAGTATTACGCTTTCTGCACTTATAGGATTAACCTTCTGGCATGGATGGCCAGCATACATTATTTTTCAAATTATTATCGGTTTCGGAACGGGGATCATTTTTCCTTCCATGTATGCCATGGCGGGCTCTGTTTGGAAAGAAGGCGGACGCAAAGCTTTTAATGCTATTTACGTTGCCCAAAACCTCGGAGTGGCAATAGGAGCTTCACTTGGCGGTATCGTAGCTGACTACTCCTTTGAATATATTTTCCTTGCCAATACGATTATGTATGGAATCTTTATGCTCATTGCAGTATTTGGTTATAAAGGCATCTCTAGTAAACCAGCAATACAAGTGAATGAAATAAGTGAGCCCTTATCTCAAACAGGCAGAAAGAATTTGTACGCAATATTAATACTATGTATCGGATATTTACTCTGCTGGGTGGCGTATGTTCAATGGCAAACAACCATTGCTACTTATACCCAGGATATCAATATTTCACTAACTCAATACAGCTTATTGTGGTCAATAAATGGGGCCATCATTGTCCTTGGACAACCGCTTTTAAATGGTGTGCTGAAACATATGGCTGCAACCCTAAAGGTTCAAATACTGATTGGGATTGGGATTTTTACTGTTTCCTTCTTGATTGCAGGAAACGCTAATGCATTTTCTGGATTCCTAGTAGCAATGATCATTTTAACTATTGGCGAAATGTTTATTTGGCCAGCGGTTCCAACCATTGCCTTTGATTTAGCGCCAAAGGGGCGGGAAGGGTTTTATCAAGGGATTGTTAATAGTACCGCCACGGGAGGAAGAATGATTGGTCCGCTATTAGGTGGAATTCTCGTTGACGTCTATAGTATGTCCGTATTGTTCTATGTTTTAATTGGATTATTCATTATTGCGATTGTCACAACACTAGCCTATGACCGTATCTTACAAACTGAAAAGAAATTAAACGTAAAACTATCGTAG
- a CDS encoding nuclease-related domain-containing protein produces MIIQQRPEPLELIISCFLVERLVLPENHITSNEKGYEGELRSDKWLENLTDNWLVLHGLLLENHGSRFQIDTLIIAHEKIYILDVKNYEGDYYLEDDKWFTKTNSNLKNPLHQLIRCETLLRKLLLELGYNYPIETYLIFNNPEFHLYTTTTNPSIVFPAQLNRFLKILNTHPLKLNSKHLKLANQLASLHIVESPYTRLPPYTFEQIKKGLLCPDCRTVFLEVGNGIFICGHCGCRESVDAALMRNVKEYRMLFPDRKITTKHIFEWCGYVLSKKTIRRILLMHYRLIGHGVSSHYI; encoded by the coding sequence ATGATTATCCAACAGCGGCCAGAACCTTTAGAATTAATAATTTCCTGCTTTTTAGTTGAACGGCTTGTGTTACCAGAGAATCATATTACCTCTAATGAAAAAGGCTACGAAGGGGAGTTGAGGAGTGACAAATGGTTAGAAAACCTCACCGACAATTGGCTCGTGTTACATGGATTATTATTAGAAAATCACGGGTCTAGGTTTCAAATCGATACGTTAATTATTGCACACGAAAAGATTTACATTTTAGATGTGAAAAATTACGAAGGTGACTACTACCTCGAAGATGATAAATGGTTTACCAAAACCAATTCCAATCTCAAAAACCCACTGCACCAGCTGATAAGATGTGAAACGCTGCTTCGAAAATTACTCCTAGAACTTGGTTACAATTATCCGATTGAAACCTATCTAATCTTTAATAACCCCGAGTTTCATCTATACACGACTACAACTAATCCATCCATTGTTTTTCCAGCACAACTAAATCGCTTTTTGAAAATACTAAACACACATCCTTTAAAACTAAATTCAAAGCATCTGAAATTAGCAAACCAATTAGCTTCTCTTCATATAGTTGAATCTCCTTATACGCGATTACCTCCTTACACGTTTGAACAAATAAAAAAGGGACTCTTATGCCCGGATTGTCGTACAGTTTTTCTAGAAGTTGGTAATGGTATATTTATTTGCGGACATTGTGGATGTAGGGAAAGCGTAGATGCCGCTCTAATGAGGAATGTGAAGGAATATAGAATGCTTTTTCCTGATCGAAAAATCACTACAAAGCATATCTTTGAATGGTGTGGTTATGTTTTATCTAAAAAGACTATTCGAAGGATTTTATTAATGCACTATAGACTAATTGGACACGGTGTATCTTCTCACTATATCTAA
- a CDS encoding ammonia-forming cytochrome c nitrite reductase subunit c552: protein MNRFRYGASLLLLVFVLIITGCSNSSDGASEKTASAKEAKGTTGLSKDEISNEAFKELFPLQYNSYMKNEKMEDTKYNGSVKRSKYDPDKEPLLPVLFNGYGFATEYNEDRGHVYALEDIRDVKRITDKSVGSCYTCKSTAVPQMIEEMGDDYWGANFNKDIWPKGEAMGHSPIGCSDCHDPETMDLRVTRPSFYKALEAQGVDTSNPTKNDMRSYVCGQCHVEYHFAADNSEVTFPWNNGFKPEEMYEYYNTIAKEEGFEKDWVHNISGAPMLKAQHPEFETHASGTHGKANVSCADCHMPYERVDGKRKITSHYWTSPLKTMDTSCGQCHGDRDLDKLKDRVIEIQDANVSALHEAQDISTTAHYYINKMITSGVGQDKIKQAQEFVRKGQWFWDIVAAENSSGFHNPQGSMDSLRESVVQSNNAIRLATEEIVKKGVSIEEVNSEIEKAKTAVKAETVNEKKKDQAINNYFPAQQPVVPAVKK from the coding sequence ATGAATAGGTTCCGCTATGGGGCATCCCTCCTTCTACTAGTATTTGTCCTCATCATTACTGGCTGCAGCAACTCCAGTGACGGTGCAAGTGAAAAAACGGCAAGTGCTAAGGAAGCAAAGGGTACAACAGGCCTTTCTAAAGATGAAATAAGCAATGAGGCCTTTAAAGAATTATTTCCACTTCAATATAACAGCTACATGAAAAATGAAAAAATGGAAGATACAAAATACAATGGTTCTGTAAAGCGCAGTAAATACGATCCTGATAAGGAACCTTTACTTCCAGTGCTTTTTAACGGCTATGGATTTGCCACTGAATATAATGAGGACCGCGGGCATGTGTATGCTCTTGAAGATATTCGTGATGTAAAGCGTATTACCGACAAATCAGTAGGTTCTTGTTATACTTGTAAATCAACTGCAGTACCTCAAATGATTGAAGAAATGGGTGACGATTATTGGGGAGCCAATTTTAATAAAGACATTTGGCCAAAAGGGGAAGCAATGGGACACTCACCTATTGGATGCTCTGACTGCCATGATCCCGAAACAATGGACTTACGCGTTACACGTCCAAGCTTTTATAAGGCTTTAGAAGCTCAGGGAGTTGATACTTCCAACCCAACGAAAAACGATATGCGAAGCTATGTTTGCGGACAGTGTCATGTGGAGTACCACTTCGCAGCGGATAATAGTGAAGTAACCTTCCCATGGAACAATGGATTTAAGCCTGAAGAAATGTATGAATACTATAATACGATTGCTAAAGAAGAAGGCTTTGAAAAAGACTGGGTTCATAATATTTCAGGAGCCCCAATGTTAAAAGCACAGCACCCTGAATTTGAAACACATGCTAGCGGTACACATGGTAAGGCAAATGTTTCCTGTGCGGACTGTCATATGCCATATGAGCGTGTAGATGGAAAAAGGAAAATTACTTCACACTATTGGACTTCACCGCTTAAAACGATGGATACATCTTGCGGACAGTGTCATGGAGATAGAGATTTAGACAAATTAAAAGATCGTGTTATTGAAATCCAAGATGCAAACGTAAGTGCATTACATGAAGCACAGGATATTTCAACGACCGCTCACTATTATATTAATAAGATGATTACTTCTGGAGTCGGCCAAGATAAGATCAAACAGGCTCAAGAATTTGTCCGTAAAGGTCAATGGTTCTGGGATATTGTTGCTGCTGAAAACTCCTCAGGTTTCCACAATCCACAAGGTTCAATGGATTCCTTAAGAGAGTCAGTTGTACAATCCAACAATGCTATTCGCCTTGCAACAGAAGAGATAGTGAAAAAAGGTGTCAGCATCGAAGAGGTTAATTCTGAGATTGAGAAAGCGAAGACTGCTGTAAAAGCTGAAACCGTAAACGAGAAGAAAAAGGATCAAGCCATAAACAACTACTTCCCTGCACAGCAGCCAGTAGTGCCAGCAGTAAAAAAATAG